In Fimbriiglobus ruber, a genomic segment contains:
- the tnpC gene encoding IS66 family transposase yields the protein MAAAVSSPSAVELDPGFLRAFRTSTLTEAQAHEFLDRNPIETCFLLRQLSAAIAAKTAPHAPPSSVPPFEKPPPKKRRGKSGAKVGHKGHSRPTPGRIDRHVEHQLPHCPDCGGELVRTGRTRTRIIEDIPADLKAEATEHTIHRDWCPCCRTQVEPRVPDALPACTLGNHAVTLSAFLHYGIGTTTRQVVDVFNAHLQLKITDGGLTQMWHRLAQTLKPWYEQIWDDCLGSAVLNGDETGWHLNGALVWLWCFYTDRSTFYAIDASRGHAVRNRFFVDDFHGTLVTDFWRADDVVDARMNQKCWAHLLRELKAVDERPNGPRDDWVEFAKKLRRIDTDAVRLAAAGDTMPASERDAKVCRLHARMTDLACGTWTHPDARRLAKRLIQDGADLLTFAEIPGVPATNNRAEREIRPAVLMRKASYGNGSSQGAETWAILMSIYRTLKTRGLDPLAETRKALETLTKTGTLSKLPDKPTSPG from the coding sequence ATGGCCGCCGCCGTCTCATCACCGTCCGCCGTCGAACTCGATCCCGGGTTCCTTCGCGCCTTCCGAACCAGCACACTGACCGAAGCTCAAGCCCACGAATTCCTCGACCGCAATCCGATCGAAACCTGCTTCCTACTCCGGCAACTGTCGGCCGCGATCGCCGCCAAGACAGCGCCGCACGCCCCGCCCAGCAGCGTCCCCCCGTTCGAGAAACCGCCGCCGAAAAAACGTCGCGGTAAGTCCGGGGCCAAAGTCGGCCACAAGGGCCATTCCCGACCGACGCCCGGGCGGATCGACCGCCACGTCGAGCACCAACTCCCCCACTGCCCGGACTGCGGCGGCGAACTCGTCCGCACCGGCCGCACCCGCACCCGCATCATCGAAGACATCCCCGCGGATCTGAAGGCCGAAGCCACCGAACACACGATCCACCGCGACTGGTGTCCGTGCTGTCGGACGCAGGTCGAACCCCGGGTTCCGGATGCCCTGCCGGCCTGCACCCTCGGGAACCACGCGGTGACCCTGTCGGCGTTCCTCCACTACGGGATCGGGACCACCACCCGGCAGGTCGTGGATGTCTTCAACGCCCACCTCCAGTTGAAGATTACGGACGGTGGTCTGACCCAGATGTGGCACCGCCTCGCCCAGACGTTGAAGCCGTGGTACGAGCAGATCTGGGACGATTGCCTGGGGTCTGCCGTCCTCAACGGGGACGAGACCGGATGGCACCTGAACGGGGCTCTGGTCTGGCTGTGGTGCTTCTACACGGACCGGTCGACGTTCTACGCGATCGACGCCTCCCGCGGGCACGCGGTCCGGAACCGGTTCTTCGTCGACGACTTCCACGGCACCCTGGTGACCGACTTCTGGCGGGCGGACGATGTGGTCGACGCCCGGATGAATCAGAAGTGCTGGGCGCATTTGCTCCGGGAGTTGAAGGCGGTCGACGAACGGCCGAACGGGCCGCGGGACGACTGGGTCGAGTTCGCGAAGAAATTGCGGCGGATCGACACCGACGCCGTGCGACTGGCGGCGGCCGGCGACACCATGCCCGCGTCCGAACGGGACGCGAAGGTGTGCCGCCTGCACGCGCGGATGACCGACCTGGCGTGCGGGACGTGGACGCACCCGGACGCCCGGCGCCTGGCCAAGCGGTTGATTCAGGACGGGGCCGATCTGCTGACGTTCGCCGAGATCCCCGGGGTGCCGGCGACGAACAACCGGGCCGAGCGGGAGATTCGTCCGGCCGTGTTGATGCGGAAAGCGAGTTACGGCAACGGGAGTTCCCAGGGCGCGGAGACCTGGGCGATCCTGATGAGCATCTATCGCACGCTGAAAACGCGTGGCCTGGACCCGCTGGCCGAAACGCGGAAGGCTCTGGAAACGCTGACGAAAACCGGCACCCTTTCCAAACTCCCCGACAAACCAACTTCACCGGGCTGA
- a CDS encoding transposase: MRATDGVTCSFRSSRPIKKSGEVYRLRHTDKQRRLEGRRQEEEADVFKERYAKRSGIESTNRGLERRLGLGRLRVRGRKAMFHAIYMKVAGWNLLRAVASGRWKRIAEAGEGPARWFGCYV, from the coding sequence ATGCGTGCGACGGATGGCGTGACGTGTTCGTTCCGATCGTCGCGTCCGATTAAGAAATCGGGTGAAGTGTATCGGTTGCGGCACACAGACAAGCAACGACGTCTGGAGGGACGTCGTCAGGAAGAGGAGGCCGATGTGTTCAAAGAGAGGTATGCCAAACGATCAGGTATTGAGTCGACGAACCGTGGCTTGGAGCGTCGGCTGGGGCTGGGGAGGCTGCGCGTGCGTGGTCGAAAAGCGATGTTCCATGCGATTTATATGAAGGTGGCGGGTTGGAACCTGTTGCGCGCGGTTGCGTCGGGAAGGTGGAAGAGGATCGCGGAGGCCGGTGAAGGTCCAGCGCGATGGTTTGGCTGTTATGTGTAG
- a CDS encoding transposase, with amino-acid sequence MANSISPGLGGGSHGPKKHYVPDAVVFRTKPEIALALVDRARANGVRVRAWTCDELYGRTSAFLDGLDQRGQVFVAEVPTNFHGWLTKPRVLRKGPTRPRRGRPKTYPRLAAKASSCEVGNLLRYSPVFRRQAWRRYRVKDTTRGPEVWEVKWAAFGRKADDGLPSRRQCLMVIRNVVTGDVKYFVSNRVPGDPGISLRFLLRVAVSRWSVEDCFRQAKEELGLDHYEVRGWRCVHRHFYLTQLSQLFCARLRQTFAAQNARDDSLEPLSLEAVRRAVNAWLQATTTPTSKTERL; translated from the coding sequence ATGGCGAACTCTATCTCCCCAGGACTGGGCGGAGGATCCCACGGGCCGAAAAAACACTACGTCCCGGACGCGGTGGTCTTTCGCACCAAACCGGAAATCGCCCTCGCTCTGGTCGACCGCGCGCGGGCCAACGGCGTCCGCGTCCGCGCCTGGACGTGTGATGAGTTGTACGGACGCACGTCGGCGTTTCTGGATGGCCTGGACCAACGCGGTCAGGTGTTCGTGGCCGAAGTGCCGACGAATTTCCACGGTTGGCTGACGAAACCGCGGGTGCTTCGGAAGGGACCGACCCGCCCACGTCGGGGCCGCCCGAAAACGTACCCGCGGTTGGCGGCGAAGGCCTCGTCGTGCGAGGTGGGAAATCTGCTGCGGTATTCGCCGGTGTTTCGCCGACAGGCCTGGCGGCGTTATCGGGTCAAGGATACCACCCGTGGCCCGGAAGTCTGGGAGGTGAAATGGGCGGCGTTCGGGCGGAAAGCCGACGACGGCTTACCGAGTCGTCGGCAGTGCCTGATGGTGATCCGGAACGTCGTGACCGGGGACGTGAAATACTTCGTGTCGAACCGCGTGCCGGGAGACCCGGGGATTTCCTTGCGGTTCCTGCTGCGGGTGGCTGTTAGTCGGTGGTCAGTGGAGGATTGCTTTCGTCAGGCCAAGGAGGAATTGGGCTTGGATCATTACGAGGTGCGCGGTTGGCGGTGCGTGCATCGTCATTTTTACCTGACGCAACTGAGTCAGTTGTTCTGTGCCCGGTTACGGCAGACGTTCGCGGCTCAGAACGCCCGTGACGATTCGTTGGAACCGCTCTCGCTGGAGGCCGTGCGGCGAGCGGTCAACGCGTGGTTGCAAGCCACAACGACGCCGACGAGCAAAACCGAGCGTCTGTAA
- a CDS encoding 3'-5' exonuclease, with the protein MADGYRRRINPGVPIPPAATAVHGIGDADVATAPPFRALAHDLFARLKDVDLAGFGVAGFDLPLLTAEFARVGLRFKVAGRAVLDALDVYRRKEPRDLASAVRFYVGRDHTGAHSAVTDVRAAAEVLDRQVGAYQLPATPAALYATLTDVDVARRFRRDDRQRIVFAFGKYAGQPLDEVGGRDPGYLDWMLRQSFLDDVRCLVQRALAGQPTSGVGAC; encoded by the coding sequence TTGGCCGACGGGTACCGGCGGCGAATCAACCCCGGCGTCCCGATTCCACCGGCGGCTACTGCCGTCCACGGGATCGGGGACGCGGACGTGGCCACCGCCCCGCCCTTCCGCGCCCTCGCCCACGACCTGTTCGCCCGCCTGAAGGACGTCGATCTCGCCGGGTTCGGCGTTGCCGGGTTCGATCTCCCGCTCTTGACCGCCGAGTTCGCCCGAGTTGGCCTCCGGTTCAAGGTGGCCGGACGGGCCGTCCTTGATGCCCTCGACGTGTACCGCCGAAAGGAGCCCCGGGATCTGGCCAGCGCGGTCCGGTTCTACGTCGGCCGGGACCACACCGGGGCCCACTCGGCCGTGACCGACGTGCGGGCCGCGGCCGAGGTACTCGACCGCCAGGTCGGGGCGTACCAACTGCCCGCGACCCCGGCCGCCTTGTACGCCACTCTGACCGACGTCGACGTGGCCCGGCGGTTCCGGCGGGACGACCGCCAGCGAATCGTGTTCGCGTTCGGCAAGTATGCGGGGCAACCGCTGGACGAGGTGGGCGGGAGGGATCCCGGATACCTGGACTGGATGCTCCGGCAGTCGTTCCTGGATGACGTCCGGTGCCTGGTCCAGCGGGCGTTGGCCGGGCAACCGACGAGCGGGGTCGGCGCCTGTTGA
- a CDS encoding recombinase family protein — MESLKLGKLAADARRRIVGASDGFDTENPQSKMMLHVFAMLHEWFVDQLRAKVRREMADGFGRGKNLGPAAFGYTLVGATDPNGEIRRDDDGRLIREKVIAPEAAEQIREGFRRFAEANWSPGRIARTFNQAGVDGGMWTRRKVVKMLTRETYIGVEWYGMTYQVRDPETGRVEVKARPQDEWKRRDVPHLRIISDELWAKAQQRLSEIKAAHRKSAGGPADENPTRTSVYPTVLVRPDCGYCKSSLILGRSGKYASFFCGNGKDAKHGCQLTTYKSIRHVERSVVEVVRGRLVDPAFVTALTSAANAVLAADAARPVEDPDPVRTLIREVERKRDRLIALCERGAGTGGLDAVAAQIAGHEKRLRELRAQLHEIETRRPTPLPSLTEADVTHWLTDLHRLLAGDIAAAAPVLHALTGPVEVTQEKTPGKRGAVWVAKFALTVGLVLAQLGGPADCPTADTWEYLRTRDWTTAVPVEMRVDFVPRYAELAPCAKGMSDAGATLGGIAAALDIEYSLARDALRFATTGAKPKTKVAGTRTGTGGGIPWYVAHAAEVGRLRDDECLPFTTIAARFGVGEATVRRAYDHAHRADMEAAARAGKKPPRGRFVYVGMDVRRDIAARLARGERPADIAVAVECSVNTVYRVAAETAGGEQ, encoded by the coding sequence ATCGAGTCGCTCAAACTCGGGAAGTTGGCCGCCGACGCCCGTCGGCGGATCGTTGGGGCGAGCGATGGGTTCGACACCGAGAACCCGCAGTCGAAGATGATGCTTCACGTCTTCGCCATGCTCCACGAGTGGTTCGTCGATCAACTCCGGGCCAAGGTCCGCCGGGAGATGGCCGACGGGTTCGGGCGAGGCAAAAACCTGGGCCCGGCGGCGTTCGGATACACGCTGGTGGGCGCCACGGACCCCAACGGGGAAATCCGGCGGGACGACGACGGACGGCTCATTCGGGAAAAGGTCATCGCCCCCGAGGCGGCCGAACAGATCCGGGAAGGGTTCCGCAGGTTCGCCGAGGCCAACTGGAGTCCGGGCCGAATCGCCCGGACGTTCAACCAGGCGGGCGTTGACGGGGGGATGTGGACCCGCCGAAAGGTCGTCAAGATGCTGACCCGCGAGACGTACATCGGGGTCGAGTGGTACGGGATGACGTATCAGGTCCGGGATCCGGAGACCGGTCGGGTCGAGGTCAAGGCTCGGCCGCAGGACGAGTGGAAGCGGCGGGACGTGCCGCACCTGCGGATCATCTCGGACGAACTGTGGGCCAAGGCCCAGCAGCGGTTGTCCGAGATTAAGGCCGCCCACCGGAAGTCGGCCGGCGGCCCGGCCGACGAGAACCCGACCCGGACGTCGGTCTACCCGACCGTCCTGGTCCGCCCGGACTGCGGGTACTGCAAGTCCTCGCTCATCCTCGGCCGATCCGGGAAGTACGCCAGCTTCTTCTGTGGGAACGGCAAGGATGCCAAGCACGGTTGCCAGTTGACCACGTACAAGTCGATTCGTCACGTCGAGCGTTCCGTGGTCGAGGTCGTCCGGGGGCGGTTGGTCGACCCGGCGTTCGTTACCGCACTGACGTCCGCGGCCAACGCGGTTCTGGCCGCGGACGCCGCCCGCCCGGTTGAGGATCCGGACCCGGTGCGGACCCTGATCCGGGAGGTCGAGCGGAAGCGGGACCGGCTGATCGCGCTGTGCGAGCGCGGGGCGGGGACCGGCGGACTGGATGCGGTCGCGGCCCAGATCGCTGGGCACGAGAAGCGACTGCGGGAGTTGCGCGCCCAACTGCACGAGATCGAGACCCGGCGGCCGACCCCGTTGCCGTCGTTGACCGAAGCCGACGTGACGCACTGGCTGACCGACCTCCACAGGTTGCTGGCAGGCGACATCGCGGCGGCCGCCCCCGTTCTCCACGCCCTGACCGGCCCGGTCGAGGTGACCCAGGAGAAGACGCCCGGGAAGCGCGGGGCCGTCTGGGTCGCGAAATTCGCCCTGACCGTGGGGCTCGTTCTGGCCCAGTTGGGCGGTCCGGCGGATTGTCCAACCGCGGATACGTGGGAGTACCTGCGGACCCGCGATTGGACAACGGCCGTGCCGGTCGAGATGCGGGTGGACTTCGTCCCGCGGTACGCCGAACTGGCTCCGTGCGCGAAGGGCATGAGCGACGCCGGGGCAACGCTCGGCGGTATCGCGGCCGCTTTGGACATCGAGTATTCCCTCGCCCGGGACGCCCTTCGGTTCGCGACCACCGGGGCGAAGCCGAAGACGAAAGTGGCCGGGACGCGGACTGGCACGGGCGGGGGCATCCCGTGGTACGTCGCCCACGCGGCCGAGGTCGGCCGGTTGCGGGACGACGAGTGCCTGCCGTTCACGACGATCGCGGCCCGGTTCGGGGTCGGGGAGGCGACCGTCCGGCGAGCGTATGATCACGCTCATCGGGCCGACATGGAAGCGGCGGCACGGGCCGGGAAGAAGCCACCCCGAGGCCGGTTCGTGTACGTCGGGATGGACGTTCGCCGGGACATCGCGGCCCGACTCGCCCGGGGCGAACGCCCGGCGGACATCGCGGTCGCCGTCGAGTGTTCGGTGAACACGGTCTACCGGGTCGCGGCTGAGACGGCGGGCGGCGAACAATAG
- a CDS encoding 2OG-Fe(II) oxygenase, with amino-acid sequence MLSLGEPAPWFTARCTVNPTYQFDTVAGRYVILCFFGSAGDPAGGRVLAEIDRIGGGFDIENFCFFGVSTDPDDERLGRIVPRWPGVMFFWDFDRAISRLYGAAPPDGGPYRQHTVVLDQALRTLTVIPFEGDPAAHVPALVQFLKTLPPMRSLDGPAPVLVVPHVFDRPFCRALIDLYERHGGQESGYMKEMGGKTVQAMNYNYKRRSDHVIEDQGVIQAAEAQLQRRLIPEIRKAFQFNATHIERYIVACYDAADGGFFRRHRDHTTMATAHRRFAVTINLNAEEYEGGDLFFAEFGQRGYRAPTGGAVVFSCALTHEVRKMTRGKRYAFLPFLYDEEGEKVRQANLQYLDLSKVHVQT; translated from the coding sequence ATGCTCAGTCTTGGCGAACCCGCCCCGTGGTTCACTGCGCGCTGTACCGTCAATCCCACGTACCAGTTCGATACCGTGGCCGGCCGGTACGTCATTCTCTGTTTCTTCGGGTCCGCCGGCGACCCCGCCGGCGGCCGCGTCCTGGCCGAGATCGACCGGATCGGCGGCGGGTTCGACATCGAGAACTTCTGCTTTTTCGGCGTCAGCACCGACCCGGACGACGAGCGCCTGGGCCGGATCGTCCCCCGCTGGCCCGGCGTCATGTTCTTCTGGGACTTCGACCGCGCGATCAGCCGGCTCTACGGCGCGGCCCCGCCGGACGGCGGCCCGTACCGGCAACACACGGTCGTGCTGGACCAGGCCCTGCGCACGCTGACGGTGATCCCGTTCGAGGGCGACCCGGCGGCCCACGTGCCGGCCCTCGTCCAGTTCCTCAAAACCTTGCCGCCGATGCGCTCGCTGGACGGCCCGGCCCCGGTCCTCGTGGTGCCCCACGTCTTCGACCGGCCGTTCTGCCGCGCCCTCATCGACCTGTACGAGCGGCACGGCGGCCAGGAGTCCGGGTACATGAAGGAGATGGGCGGCAAGACGGTGCAGGCGATGAACTACAACTACAAGCGGCGGTCGGACCACGTCATTGAGGACCAGGGCGTCATCCAGGCGGCGGAAGCGCAGTTGCAGCGGCGGCTGATCCCCGAGATCAGAAAGGCGTTTCAATTCAACGCCACCCACATCGAGCGGTACATCGTGGCCTGCTACGACGCCGCGGACGGGGGCTTTTTCAGGCGGCACCGCGACCACACGACCATGGCGACGGCCCACCGCCGCTTCGCCGTAACGATCAACCTGAACGCCGAGGAGTACGAGGGGGGCGACCTCTTCTTCGCGGAATTCGGCCAGCGGGGCTATCGCGCGCCCACCGGCGGGGCCGTGGTCTTCTCCTGCGCCTTGACGCACGAGGTGCGCAAGATGACCCGCGGGAAGCGCTACGCGTTCCTGCCGTTCCTGTACGACGAAGAGGGGGAGAAGGTGCGGCAGGCGAACCTGCAGTACCTGGACCTGAGCAAGGTCCACGTCCAGACGTGA
- a CDS encoding patatin-like phospholipase family protein, translating into MFAGTSRGILRIVVAGTLVVLATGCLCPTVRPDPSPVRAGYNPVELVDLEGQCDQHLLLDPNALFGVAERVRQSQQTMPPATRRSVLALSGGGSYGAYSAGVLVGWTKAGTRPKFDVVTGISTGSLIAPLAFLGPDRDADLTVLYTTLRERDLFRFKRSLRSLLSDAIADNSPMRKKIDAMVTPDLLRAIAAEHAKGRRLYVGTTELDSNRQVVWDMGAIAARGGADDIELFRSVLLASSSIPGFFPPVNIPVTVDGRTLVERHVDGGVSAAVFFRPPFVPPEERDANGEPVKHALAGSDLYIIVAGKLYADPQEVSRRAIFIAGNSVTALIFAQTRGDLMKLYTATVLTGMNYHLTAIPPAFQVNSSSTDFDPAEMSRMFDEGVRQAMEGTVWRSTPPGLEKGEGVSERVGTRLTVVPLGVPRPPGPRATPILGRPWLMTGNGNPAGVPAK; encoded by the coding sequence ATGTTCGCGGGTACGAGCCGGGGAATACTCCGAATCGTCGTGGCGGGAACGCTGGTCGTACTGGCGACCGGGTGCCTGTGTCCGACCGTCCGGCCTGACCCGTCGCCGGTCCGCGCGGGGTACAACCCGGTCGAACTGGTCGACCTCGAAGGGCAGTGCGACCAGCACCTGCTCCTCGACCCGAACGCCTTGTTCGGCGTCGCCGAGCGGGTCCGGCAGAGCCAGCAGACGATGCCCCCGGCGACCAGGCGGAGCGTCCTCGCGCTGTCCGGCGGCGGGTCGTATGGGGCGTACTCGGCCGGCGTGTTGGTCGGGTGGACGAAGGCCGGCACGCGGCCGAAGTTCGACGTGGTGACCGGGATCAGTACCGGGTCGCTCATCGCCCCGCTGGCGTTCCTCGGCCCGGACCGCGACGCCGACCTGACGGTCCTGTACACGACGCTCCGCGAGCGGGACCTGTTCCGGTTCAAGCGGTCGCTCCGGTCGCTGCTGTCGGACGCGATCGCGGACAATTCGCCGATGCGGAAGAAGATCGACGCCATGGTCACCCCGGACCTGCTCCGGGCGATCGCGGCCGAACACGCCAAGGGCCGCCGGTTGTACGTCGGGACGACGGAACTCGACAGCAACCGGCAGGTCGTCTGGGACATGGGCGCGATCGCCGCCCGCGGGGGGGCGGACGACATCGAGCTGTTCCGCAGCGTGCTGCTGGCGTCGTCGTCGATCCCGGGGTTCTTCCCGCCGGTCAACATCCCGGTCACGGTCGACGGCCGGACGTTGGTCGAGCGGCACGTGGACGGCGGGGTGAGCGCGGCCGTCTTTTTCCGCCCGCCGTTCGTTCCGCCGGAGGAGCGGGACGCCAACGGCGAGCCGGTCAAGCACGCGCTGGCCGGGTCCGACCTGTACATCATCGTGGCCGGCAAGCTCTACGCCGACCCCCAGGAGGTCAGCCGGCGGGCGATCTTCATCGCCGGGAACAGCGTGACCGCCCTGATCTTCGCCCAGACCCGCGGCGACCTGATGAAGCTGTACACGGCGACCGTCCTGACCGGGATGAACTACCACCTGACGGCGATCCCGCCCGCGTTCCAGGTGAACTCGTCGAGCACCGACTTCGACCCGGCCGAGATGTCCCGGATGTTCGACGAGGGTGTCCGGCAGGCCATGGAGGGGACGGTCTGGCGGTCGACCCCGCCGGGGTTGGAGAAGGGCGAGGGGGTGTCCGAGCGGGTCGGCACGCGCCTGACCGTGGTCCCCCTCGGCGTCCCGCGGCCGCCCGGCCCCCGGGCCACGCCGATCCTGGGCCGGCCGTGGCTGATGACCGGCAACGGCAACCCGGCCGGCGTGCCGGCGAAGTAA
- a CDS encoding IS66 family transposase: protein MWAFLSERARVLIFGVHQDAGTLKTILDPATCEGVLVRDDAAVYANVTLAQKCWAHLLRTAIKLTL, encoded by the coding sequence GTGTGGGCGTTCCTGTCCGAGCGGGCTCGGGTCCTAATCTTCGGAGTGCATCAGGACGCCGGGACACTGAAGACCATTCTCGATCCGGCGACGTGCGAGGGCGTCCTGGTCCGCGACGACGCGGCCGTGTACGCGAACGTCACGCTCGCGCAAAAGTGCTGGGCGCATCTGCTGCGGACAGCGATCAAGCTGACCCTGTAG
- a CDS encoding efflux transporter outer membrane subunit, whose product MRFRSVRLSGRRRWPGWKLGAGAVTVLMAGCTSLHEWVHNGLKVGPNFQPVSAASADQWVDAGNPRLSSSPPDPAWWGVFNDPQLTDLVTTAANENLTLKAAATRVLQARAQRNVAAGNLFPQSQQLQGAYLHTQLGPNGNFLGPLVGTPPAGSTGSSYINLWTTGFNASWELDFWGRYRRTVESANAEVNSAVEGVHDAQVILTADVVSNYVQVRTFQQRLTYARQNVEAQKGSLKIAEARLAEGRATGLDVAQAQANLAQTEATIPPLEVGLRQASNRLCVLLGRPVTDLLPKLNQGPLPVAPPTVAVGIPAGLMERRPDVRRALREAAVQSARIGVAEADFYPSIGVTGFLGYGATDFRQLFAENSFTGLILPNFQWKILNYGRILNNVRTQDARLQERILDYQQTVLTAGREVEDAQVGFVQYLLQVKALERSVAAAERSVELVLEQYKEGRADFNRVFTTQAQLATQQDQLAAARGNAALNLVAIYRALGGGWQAFEQPVPAQLFPPAEGPPPFVEAK is encoded by the coding sequence ATGCGTTTTCGATCGGTTCGACTATCCGGTCGTCGTCGGTGGCCCGGCTGGAAGCTGGGGGCCGGGGCCGTTACGGTGTTGATGGCCGGCTGCACGTCGCTGCACGAGTGGGTACACAACGGCCTCAAGGTCGGGCCGAACTTCCAACCCGTATCCGCGGCGTCGGCCGACCAGTGGGTCGACGCCGGGAACCCGCGGCTCTCGTCGTCCCCGCCCGACCCCGCCTGGTGGGGCGTCTTTAACGACCCGCAGTTGACCGATCTCGTCACCACGGCCGCGAACGAGAACCTGACGCTGAAGGCCGCGGCCACCCGCGTCCTTCAGGCGCGGGCTCAGCGGAACGTCGCGGCCGGGAACCTCTTTCCGCAATCCCAACAGCTCCAGGGGGCGTACCTCCACACCCAGCTCGGGCCGAACGGGAACTTCCTCGGCCCACTCGTCGGCACCCCGCCGGCCGGCAGCACCGGGTCGTCGTACATCAACTTGTGGACGACCGGGTTCAACGCATCCTGGGAACTCGATTTCTGGGGGCGCTACCGCCGGACCGTGGAATCGGCCAACGCCGAGGTCAACTCGGCGGTCGAGGGCGTTCACGACGCGCAAGTCATTTTGACCGCCGACGTGGTCTCGAATTACGTCCAGGTCCGCACCTTCCAGCAGCGCCTGACGTACGCCCGCCAAAACGTCGAGGCGCAGAAGGGGTCGCTCAAAATCGCCGAGGCCCGGTTGGCCGAGGGGCGGGCGACCGGGTTGGATGTGGCCCAGGCGCAGGCGAACCTGGCCCAGACGGAAGCCACGATCCCGCCGCTGGAAGTCGGGTTGCGGCAGGCGAGTAACCGGCTCTGCGTCCTACTCGGCCGACCCGTCACCGACCTGCTCCCGAAGCTCAACCAGGGTCCGCTCCCGGTGGCCCCGCCGACCGTCGCGGTCGGCATCCCGGCGGGGCTGATGGAGCGGCGGCCGGACGTCCGCCGGGCCCTGCGAGAAGCGGCCGTCCAGTCCGCCCGGATCGGCGTGGCCGAGGCCGACTTCTACCCCAGCATCGGCGTGACCGGCTTCCTCGGCTACGGGGCGACCGACTTCCGCCAGCTGTTCGCCGAGAACAGCTTTACCGGGCTCATCCTGCCGAACTTCCAGTGGAAGATCCTGAACTACGGGCGGATTCTCAACAACGTCCGCACTCAGGACGCCCGGCTCCAGGAGCGCATTCTCGATTACCAGCAGACGGTCCTGACGGCCGGGCGAGAAGTGGAAGACGCGCAGGTCGGGTTCGTGCAATATCTCCTCCAGGTGAAGGCGCTGGAGCGGAGCGTCGCCGCGGCCGAGCGGTCGGTGGAACTGGTCCTGGAGCAGTACAAAGAGGGCCGGGCCGACTTCAACCGCGTGTTCACCACGCAGGCCCAGCTCGCCACCCAGCAGGACCAACTCGCCGCCGCCCGCGGCAACGCGGCCCTCAACCTGGTCGCCATCTACCGCGCCCTGGGGGGCGGCTGGCAGGCGTTCGAGCAGCCCGTACCCGCCCAGCTTTTCCCGCCAGCGGAAGGTCCGCCGCCGTTCGTGGAAGCCAAGTAA
- a CDS encoding transposase family protein — protein MDATEQPIRRPKTNQRAHYSGQKKRHTIKHQIVVVRKKKAPGQKQTVRIAAVSGAANGKTHDKKVYDRFGTRVPPGVPKAGDSAARGTDLAVPHTKPRGGRLTAPQKQHNRELSRRRIAAEHGIGKMKIWRITADRYQKQFQT, from the coding sequence GTGGATGCGACCGAGCAACCGATCCGCCGCCCGAAGACGAACCAGCGGGCGCATTACTCGGGCCAGAAGAAGCGGCACACGATCAAGCACCAGATCGTGGTCGTGCGGAAGAAGAAGGCTCCGGGTCAGAAGCAGACAGTCCGGATTGCGGCCGTGTCCGGGGCCGCGAACGGCAAGACACACGACAAGAAGGTGTACGACCGGTTTGGCACCCGGGTCCCGCCCGGTGTCCCAAAGGCAGGGGATTCGGCCGCTCGCGGGACGGACCTGGCGGTGCCCCACACGAAACCGCGGGGTGGGCGGTTGACGGCCCCCCAGAAGCAGCACAACCGGGAGTTATCCCGGCGTCGGATCGCGGCCGAACACGGGATCGGGAAGATGAAAATTTGGCGGATTACGGCCGACCGATACCAAAAACAGTTCCAAACATGA